The Polyangiaceae bacterium genome includes a region encoding these proteins:
- a CDS encoding type II toxin-antitoxin system RelE/ParE family toxin — translation MPRVVLEPEAERDITDAYDWYEEQRSGLGERFLASVAESLEQIARAPKANPIVERSVRRKLLRTFPYSVLYRDSDDTLFVVACFHGKRDPAVRRRRL, via the coding sequence ATGCCCCGCGTCGTCCTGGAGCCCGAAGCCGAGCGCGACATCACCGACGCGTACGACTGGTATGAGGAACAACGCTCGGGCCTAGGCGAGCGCTTCCTGGCCTCGGTAGCGGAATCGCTCGAGCAGATCGCGCGCGCGCCCAAGGCGAATCCGATCGTCGAACGCAGCGTGCGCCGCAAGCTTCTCCGCACGTTCCCATACAGCGTTCTCTACCGCGATTCCGACGACACGCTGTTTGTCGTGGCGTGCTTCCACGGCAAGCGCGACCCCGCTGTCCGGCGACGACGGCTGTGA
- a CDS encoding addiction module protein, with translation MSRIDLILAEALELPDDERAQLALRLAESLTPTPAPSAHDAWVGEIARRVERLRDGTAKTVSAQDALSMARAAVAARRA, from the coding sequence ATGTCCCGCATCGACCTCATTCTCGCGGAAGCGCTCGAGCTTCCCGACGACGAGCGCGCTCAGCTCGCCCTCCGGCTGGCCGAGAGCTTGACCCCGACACCAGCGCCGTCTGCGCACGACGCTTGGGTTGGAGAAATTGCGCGACGGGTCGAGCGCCTTCGTGACGGAACCGCGAAGACCGTTTCCGCACAGGACGCGCTCTCGATGGCTCGAGCCGCAGTGGCTGCTCGCCGTGCCTGA
- a CDS encoding 7-carboxy-7-deazaguanine synthase QueE, with translation MRTLKVSEIFESIQGEGASAGQPAVFLRLATCNLHCSWCDTKYTWDFNNHRYEDEVHTRSVESVRSELEASCARRLVVTGGEPLLQQASLAVLLAALDRSFCIEVETNGTLAPVPELARRVDQWNVSPKLSKSGNREGLRLRPQVLGVFLATERAWLKLVVADEADVEEAERLIAELGWPRVRALLMPEARTREELAARTPFVAAASLSRGLGLSPRLHIERWGGRRGV, from the coding sequence ATGCGCACGCTCAAGGTCTCCGAGATTTTCGAGAGCATCCAAGGCGAGGGTGCGAGCGCCGGTCAGCCGGCGGTGTTCCTGCGCCTGGCGACCTGCAACCTGCACTGCTCTTGGTGCGACACCAAGTACACCTGGGACTTCAACAACCACCGCTACGAAGACGAGGTCCACACGCGCAGCGTGGAGTCGGTGCGAAGCGAGCTCGAAGCCTCGTGCGCGCGCCGGCTGGTCGTGACCGGCGGCGAACCGCTGCTCCAGCAGGCGAGCCTCGCCGTGCTCCTGGCAGCGCTGGACCGGAGCTTCTGCATCGAGGTCGAGACCAACGGCACGCTCGCTCCGGTACCCGAGCTCGCGCGGCGGGTCGATCAGTGGAACGTCTCCCCAAAGCTCTCCAAGAGCGGCAATCGCGAGGGACTGCGCCTGAGACCGCAGGTGCTCGGAGTATTCCTCGCCACCGAGCGCGCCTGGTTGAAGCTGGTGGTCGCCGACGAGGCCGACGTGGAGGAGGCGGAGCGCCTGATCGCCGAGCTCGGCTGGCCACGCGTGCGCGCGCTGCTCATGCCCGAGGCGCGCACGCGCGAAGAGCTGGCGGCGCGCACGCCGTTCGTCGCGGCGGCGAGCCTGTCGCGCGGGCTCGGACTGTCACCCCGCCTGCACATCGAGCGCTGGGGCGGCCGGCGCGGGGTGTGA
- the tnpB gene encoding IS66 family insertion sequence element accessory protein TnpB: protein MRGLGLDPVDGHLYLFLNKRRRIAKALWFDGSGWCVLAKRLEAGSFQLPLLDGDKPQVVIDGSAFASLLAGIDFTAARRGWYRRPRFEKARKGIDTDLQV, encoded by the coding sequence GTGCGCGGCCTGGGGCTCGATCCAGTCGATGGCCACCTGTATCTCTTCCTCAACAAGCGCAGGCGGATCGCGAAGGCTCTGTGGTTCGACGGGTCGGGCTGGTGTGTTCTCGCCAAGCGCCTCGAGGCTGGGAGCTTTCAGCTTCCGCTGCTGGACGGCGACAAGCCGCAGGTGGTGATCGACGGCTCGGCGTTCGCCTCGCTGCTGGCTGGGATCGACTTCACAGCGGCGCGGCGCGGCTGGTACCGGCGGCCTCGATTCGAAAAAGCACGCAAGGGGATCGACACGGATCTCCAAGTATGA
- a CDS encoding transposase encodes MHSPHRPGLRALARRRRADALASEPLAAAIQYYKNHRDALFRFVDDPLVPIDNSPTEREFQNVAKLRLNMLFAGSTEGAHRACVLLGIIATCRALGVPAQAYLTWAFERLGTHRDVFALPLEALTPAAFKKTLG; translated from the coding sequence GTGCATTCGCCCCATCGTCCAGGACTTCGAGCGCTGGCGCGACGCCGTCGAGCCGACGCTCTTGCCTCCGAGCCGCTGGCGGCGGCGATTCAGTACTACAAGAACCATCGGGACGCGCTCTTCCGTTTCGTCGACGACCCGCTGGTCCCCATCGACAACTCTCCCACCGAGCGCGAGTTTCAGAACGTCGCCAAGCTGCGCCTCAACATGCTCTTCGCCGGCAGCACGGAAGGCGCCCACCGTGCTTGCGTGCTCCTCGGCATCATCGCCACCTGTCGAGCTCTAGGTGTCCCTGCGCAGGCCTATCTCACCTGGGCCTTCGAGCGCCTCGGGACCCACCGCGATGTCTTCGCGCTGCCGCTCGAGGCCCTGACCCCCGCCGCGTTCAAGAAGACCCTCGGCTGA
- the amrS gene encoding AmmeMemoRadiSam system radical SAM enzyme gives MTKLDASYERGRWQHPLPDGRIQCDLCPRYCRLHEGQRAFCFIRERVGDAIYLTSYGRATGFCIDPIEKKPLNHFYPGSSVLSFGTAGCNLGCKFCQNWDISKAKEIERLSDRATPAQIAEAAERQGCKSVAFTYNDPVIFAEYAIDAAKECHARGIKTVAVTAGYITPEARGDFFEHIDAANVDLKAFEPDFYRKLCSAELAPVLETLVWLRRETNVWVEVTTLLIPGHNDSVEEIDRLCAWFAKELGPDVPLHFSAFHPDFKMLDVPQTPPATCQRARKQALAHGIRYVYSGNIHDPSGGSTYCPSCKTLLIERDWYEIGSYHLAGNRCAKCGATVAGHFEAEAPNDPWGRRRVRVAIA, from the coding sequence ATGACCAAGCTGGACGCGAGCTACGAGCGCGGCCGCTGGCAGCACCCGCTCCCGGACGGGCGCATTCAGTGCGACCTGTGCCCGCGCTACTGCCGGCTCCACGAGGGCCAGCGGGCCTTTTGTTTCATCCGCGAGCGCGTGGGGGACGCCATCTACCTCACCAGCTACGGCCGGGCGACGGGCTTCTGCATCGATCCCATCGAGAAGAAGCCGCTGAATCACTTCTACCCCGGCTCGAGCGTGCTCTCCTTCGGCACCGCCGGCTGCAACCTGGGCTGCAAGTTCTGCCAGAACTGGGACATCTCGAAGGCCAAGGAGATCGAGCGCCTGTCTGACCGCGCGACGCCGGCGCAGATCGCCGAGGCGGCCGAGCGGCAGGGCTGCAAGAGCGTCGCCTTCACCTACAACGACCCCGTCATCTTCGCGGAGTACGCCATCGACGCTGCCAAGGAGTGCCACGCGCGTGGCATCAAGACGGTGGCTGTCACCGCCGGGTACATCACCCCCGAAGCGCGCGGCGACTTCTTCGAGCACATCGACGCGGCGAACGTCGATCTCAAGGCCTTCGAGCCCGACTTCTACCGGAAGCTCTGCTCCGCCGAGCTCGCGCCCGTGCTCGAGACGCTGGTCTGGCTGAGACGCGAGACGAACGTGTGGGTCGAGGTGACGACCCTGCTCATCCCGGGTCACAACGACTCCGTCGAGGAGATCGACCGGCTGTGCGCCTGGTTCGCGAAGGAGCTCGGTCCCGACGTCCCCCTTCACTTCAGCGCCTTCCACCCGGACTTCAAGATGCTGGACGTCCCGCAGACACCGCCCGCGACCTGCCAGCGCGCCCGCAAGCAAGCGCTCGCCCACGGCATTCGCTACGTCTACTCCGGCAACATCCACGACCCGAGCGGGGGCTCCACCTACTGCCCGAGCTGCAAGACGCTCCTGATCGAGCGCGACTGGTACGAGATCGGCAGCTATCACCTGGCGGGCAACCGCTGCGCCAAGTGCGGAGCGACCGTTGCCGGGCACTTCGAGGCCGAGGCGCCGAACGACCCCTGGGGCCGGCGGCGCGTGCGCGTCGCGATCGCCTAG
- a CDS encoding addiction module protein, producing the protein MAQSHPDELLRRALALPPDKRLALATELLNSVEERQDERWEREWLAELDRRSAAIDRGEDKLEDWETVKARLRAELRAK; encoded by the coding sequence ATGGCGCAGTCACACCCCGACGAGTTGTTGCGGCGCGCGTTGGCGCTTCCTCCGGACAAGCGGCTGGCGCTGGCGACCGAGTTGCTGAACAGTGTCGAAGAGCGCCAGGACGAACGCTGGGAGCGGGAGTGGCTTGCGGAGTTGGACCGACGGAGCGCCGCGATCGACCGCGGTGAAGACAAGCTCGAGGACTGGGAGACCGTGAAGGCCAGGTTGCGGGCCGAGCTGCGCGCGAAGTGA
- a CDS encoding type II toxin-antitoxin system VapC family toxin, whose amino-acid sequence MAAKRTPIDGFDAMIAAHAIAQQVVLVTNDAKHFARVPGLRCENWV is encoded by the coding sequence TTGGCGGCCAAACGGACACCGATCGACGGCTTCGACGCGATGATCGCTGCGCACGCGATCGCTCAGCAGGTCGTTCTCGTGACGAACGATGCCAAGCACTTCGCTCGCGTGCCCGGACTTCGTTGCGAGAACTGGGTCTGA
- a CDS encoding ferritin-like domain-containing protein: METAKNPVNVERIEAQLDISFNWGYEKTREDLRDLYRKSKQAQWDGETRLDWSIDVDIEKAQIPEFMHPLYGSDIYAKLDEKKHLELRREMPAWTQSQFLHGEQGAMLVAAQLVSAVPDIESKLYASTQVMDEARHVEVFDRYLHEKVGNTYPISPHLRALLDRILKDSRWDMKLLGMQIMVEGLALAAFGVTRAYIEEPLLQSLTTYVIQDEARHVAYGVLSLRDFYRDQKESEVREREDFVYEAAVLMRDRFLFQEVWEKTGLPVKECMEITLNNAGQQEFRKILFSKIVPAVKKAGLLSDRQRERFAKLGILEYENWQDPFEALQQAEAEMAAERAA; this comes from the coding sequence ATGGAGACAGCCAAGAACCCGGTCAACGTCGAGCGCATCGAGGCCCAGCTCGATATCAGCTTCAACTGGGGCTACGAGAAGACGCGCGAGGATCTGCGCGACCTGTATCGGAAGAGCAAGCAGGCGCAGTGGGACGGCGAGACGCGCCTCGACTGGTCCATCGACGTGGACATCGAGAAGGCGCAGATCCCCGAGTTCATGCACCCGCTCTACGGCTCGGACATCTACGCCAAGCTGGACGAGAAGAAGCACCTCGAGCTCCGGCGCGAGATGCCCGCCTGGACCCAGTCCCAGTTCCTGCACGGTGAGCAGGGCGCGATGCTGGTGGCAGCCCAGCTGGTGAGCGCCGTGCCCGACATCGAGTCGAAGCTCTACGCCTCGACGCAGGTGATGGACGAGGCGCGCCACGTCGAGGTCTTCGACCGCTACCTGCACGAGAAGGTCGGCAACACCTACCCCATCAGCCCGCACCTGCGCGCGCTGCTCGATCGCATCCTGAAGGACTCGCGCTGGGACATGAAGCTTCTGGGCATGCAGATCATGGTGGAAGGGCTGGCGCTGGCGGCCTTCGGCGTGACGCGCGCCTACATCGAAGAACCCCTCTTGCAGAGCCTGACCACCTACGTGATCCAGGACGAAGCGCGCCACGTGGCCTACGGCGTGCTCTCGCTGCGCGACTTCTACCGCGACCAGAAGGAGTCGGAGGTGCGCGAGCGCGAGGACTTCGTGTACGAAGCCGCGGTCCTGATGCGCGACCGTTTCCTGTTCCAGGAGGTCTGGGAGAAGACCGGGCTGCCCGTGAAGGAGTGCATGGAGATCACGCTGAACAACGCCGGCCAGCAGGAGTTCCGCAAGATCCTGTTCTCCAAGATCGTGCCGGCCGTGAAGAAGGCGGGGCTGCTCTCGGACCGGCAGCGCGAGCGCTTCGCCAAGCTCGGCATCCTCGAGTACGAGAACTGGCAGGATCCCTTCGAGGCGCTTCAGCAGGCCGAAGCCGAGATGGCTGCCGAGCGCGCGGCCTGA
- a CDS encoding MBL fold metallo-hydrolase, whose translation MGKIRETAEALWSGAAATRELQPISLMLGLEELQPGLAFLSSFGNVIALRTSDGLALIDTGSFFMAGQNHANLREWCGEPLKTAVYTHGHVDHAFGLGPFEAEGNGKIEVIAHEAVKERFDRYQLTAGYNRVINGRQFGIAAWPTEYRYPDLCYRDRLELHLGGERVELFHARGETDDHTFAWLPERRALCTGDLFIWASPNCGNPQKVQRFPREWAAALRRMAELGPELLLPGHGLPIEGRDRVQQALTESAELLEFLVEATLERMNAGQRLDTILAEVKAPARLLERPYLRPVYDEPEFIVRNLWRLYGGWWDGNPANLKPAPEAAVAREIVALSGGAGALISRASALADAGELALASHLIELARAAAPRDTELGAVRARIYAARSEAESSLMAKNIFRAVAEED comes from the coding sequence ATGGGGAAGATCCGCGAGACCGCCGAGGCGCTCTGGTCGGGAGCCGCCGCCACCAGAGAATTGCAGCCGATTTCGCTGATGCTGGGCCTGGAGGAGCTGCAGCCGGGCCTGGCTTTTCTGTCGAGCTTCGGCAACGTGATCGCGCTCCGCACGAGCGACGGGCTGGCGTTGATCGACACCGGCTCGTTCTTCATGGCCGGGCAGAACCACGCCAACCTGCGCGAGTGGTGCGGCGAGCCGCTGAAGACCGCCGTCTACACCCACGGCCACGTCGATCACGCCTTCGGCCTCGGGCCCTTCGAGGCGGAGGGCAACGGCAAGATCGAGGTCATCGCCCACGAGGCGGTGAAGGAGCGCTTCGATCGCTACCAGCTCACCGCCGGCTACAACCGCGTGATCAACGGCCGGCAGTTCGGCATCGCCGCGTGGCCGACGGAGTACCGCTATCCGGACCTCTGCTACCGGGACCGGCTCGAGCTGCACCTGGGTGGCGAGCGCGTCGAGCTCTTCCACGCTCGCGGCGAGACCGACGACCACACCTTCGCCTGGCTGCCGGAGCGCCGTGCGCTGTGTACCGGCGACCTGTTCATCTGGGCGTCGCCGAACTGCGGCAACCCGCAGAAGGTGCAGCGCTTCCCGCGCGAGTGGGCGGCGGCGCTCAGGCGCATGGCGGAGCTCGGTCCGGAGCTGCTGTTGCCCGGCCACGGCCTGCCCATCGAGGGTCGAGATCGGGTCCAGCAGGCGCTGACGGAGAGCGCGGAGCTCCTGGAATTCCTGGTCGAAGCCACGCTCGAGCGCATGAACGCCGGGCAGCGCCTGGACACGATCCTGGCCGAGGTGAAGGCGCCGGCGCGCCTCCTCGAGCGCCCCTATCTCAGACCCGTCTACGACGAGCCGGAGTTCATCGTGCGCAATCTGTGGCGGCTCTACGGCGGCTGGTGGGACGGCAACCCCGCCAACCTGAAGCCCGCGCCGGAGGCGGCGGTCGCCCGGGAGATCGTCGCGCTCAGCGGCGGCGCCGGCGCATTGATTTCGCGGGCGAGCGCGCTGGCGGACGCCGGAGAGCTCGCGCTCGCGTCGCACCTGATCGAGCTCGCCCGTGCTGCGGCGCCACGAGACACGGAGCTCGGCGCGGTTCGCGCTCGGATTTACGCGGCGCGTTCCGAGGCCGAGTCGAGCCTGATGGCCAAGAACATCTTCCGCGCCGTGGCCGAAGAAGACTGA
- the rph gene encoding ribonuclease PH → MADKRQGLPLNSIRPVEVKPGFHRFAEGSVLYRAGGTQLLVTASIDDGVPDFMKGRGKGWITAEYQMHPRANPKRRENRDGRDKPLSGRSREIQRLIGRALRAAVDLDKLGERSIVIDADVLEADGGTRTAAITGGFIALAMAVDKLRLDRKVLRDQVAAVSVGHVDGEYALDLCYAEDSTARVDLNVVATAKGGMVEIQGTAEGEPVPRSDLDAMVDLALIGVAELCVVQRKALGGVGIELGRLMPS, encoded by the coding sequence ATGGCCGACAAACGCCAAGGCTTGCCGCTCAACTCGATCCGTCCGGTGGAGGTGAAGCCGGGCTTTCACCGCTTCGCAGAGGGCTCGGTGCTGTACCGCGCCGGCGGGACCCAGCTCCTGGTCACCGCGTCCATCGACGACGGCGTCCCGGACTTCATGAAGGGCCGGGGCAAGGGATGGATCACCGCGGAGTACCAGATGCACCCGCGCGCGAACCCCAAGCGCCGCGAGAACCGCGACGGGCGCGACAAACCGCTGTCCGGCCGCTCGCGCGAGATCCAGCGCTTGATCGGGCGCGCGCTGCGCGCCGCGGTGGACCTCGACAAGCTCGGCGAGCGCAGCATCGTCATCGACGCCGACGTGCTCGAGGCCGACGGCGGCACGCGCACCGCGGCCATCACCGGCGGCTTCATCGCGCTGGCCATGGCCGTCGACAAGCTGCGGCTCGACAGGAAGGTGCTGCGCGATCAGGTCGCCGCGGTGAGCGTGGGGCACGTGGACGGCGAATACGCCCTCGACCTCTGCTACGCGGAGGACAGCACGGCGCGCGTGGATCTCAACGTCGTGGCCACGGCCAAGGGTGGCATGGTCGAGATCCAGGGCACCGCCGAGGGTGAGCCGGTGCCTCGCTCCGATCTGGACGCCATGGTCGATCTCGCGCTGATCGGCGTGGCGGAGCTGTGCGTGGTGCAGCGCAAGGCGCTCGGCGGCGTGGGCATCGAGCTCGGGCGCCTGATGCCCAGCTGA
- a CDS encoding cellulase family glycosylhydrolase codes for MRRASLALALFAFGCGGDDPAAPPSANAPCSEPAQAGSPLGVHCGQLVDAEGRVVFLRGVNARVEGIFDVTFDDGRTALEEIPAFTAGDATAMRDFGFDALRLPINWSGIEPTKDGGFDEAYLDRVEQALDLAHAAGLSVLLDLHQDAYSKEIGEDGAPLWAILPPPTELLEGPLVDLEARRLSKQVLDAFETFFGDSTDGSWLRERFSAMAAHVMQRFAEHPAVIGLEIFNEPQATMAGVTRLNDVAYPALRAAAPEKLYLFEPPVTRNVLDVAPVPEAPLGPMTGYAPHVYTLAFVSTDAQKQAMTKETLRTSHANARVEADAWQAPLVITEWGFDPKAIKANEYVTWQSELAEEYGASTFFWVWKERSQGNWGCFDFDPTTQVFSERAALRTALARVRPVAVAGWPTRVSFARATGVFELEFDGNPRVKAPHRIAVAPLLGAPEAVECDGASVEYQTAAHGEVRAHCGRGSAAPHLLRVVVAPRP; via the coding sequence ATGCGCCGCGCGTCCCTCGCCCTCGCGCTCTTCGCCTTCGGCTGCGGAGGTGACGACCCCGCCGCGCCGCCGAGCGCCAACGCCCCGTGCAGCGAACCCGCCCAGGCGGGGAGCCCGCTCGGCGTGCACTGCGGGCAGCTCGTGGATGCAGAAGGCCGCGTGGTCTTTCTGCGCGGCGTGAACGCGCGGGTCGAGGGGATCTTCGACGTCACCTTCGACGACGGGCGCACGGCGCTGGAGGAGATCCCCGCGTTCACCGCCGGCGACGCCACGGCGATGCGCGACTTCGGCTTCGACGCCCTGCGCTTGCCCATCAACTGGAGCGGCATCGAGCCGACGAAGGACGGCGGCTTCGACGAGGCGTACCTGGACCGCGTCGAGCAAGCGCTAGATCTGGCGCACGCCGCCGGCTTGAGCGTGCTCCTGGATCTGCACCAGGACGCCTACAGCAAGGAAATCGGCGAAGACGGAGCGCCGCTCTGGGCCATCCTCCCGCCGCCGACGGAGCTCCTGGAAGGCCCGCTCGTCGATCTGGAGGCGCGCCGGCTGAGCAAGCAGGTGCTGGACGCCTTCGAGACGTTCTTCGGCGACAGCACCGACGGCAGCTGGCTGCGCGAGCGCTTCAGCGCCATGGCCGCGCACGTGATGCAGCGTTTCGCCGAGCATCCGGCGGTGATTGGCCTCGAGATCTTCAACGAGCCGCAGGCCACCATGGCAGGAGTCACCCGCCTGAACGACGTCGCCTACCCGGCGCTGCGCGCGGCGGCGCCCGAGAAGCTCTACCTGTTCGAGCCGCCGGTCACGCGCAACGTGCTCGACGTCGCGCCCGTACCGGAGGCGCCGCTCGGGCCGATGACGGGCTACGCGCCACACGTCTACACGCTCGCGTTCGTCAGCACCGACGCGCAGAAGCAGGCGATGACGAAGGAGACGTTGCGCACCTCCCACGCGAACGCGCGCGTCGAGGCGGACGCCTGGCAGGCTCCGCTGGTCATCACGGAGTGGGGCTTCGACCCGAAGGCCATCAAGGCGAACGAATACGTGACCTGGCAGAGCGAGCTCGCGGAGGAGTACGGCGCGTCCACGTTCTTCTGGGTGTGGAAGGAGCGCTCCCAGGGCAACTGGGGCTGCTTCGACTTCGACCCGACGACGCAGGTGTTCAGCGAGCGCGCGGCGCTCCGAACCGCGCTCGCCCGGGTGCGACCGGTGGCCGTGGCGGGCTGGCCCACGCGGGTGTCGTTCGCACGCGCGACCGGGGTGTTCGAGCTCGAATTCGACGGTAATCCGCGGGTGAAGGCGCCGCACCGCATCGCCGTGGCGCCGCTGCTCGGCGCGCCCGAGGCGGTGGAGTGCGACGGGGCGTCGGTCGAGTACCAGACGGCCGCGCACGGGGAGGTCCGAGCGCACTGCGGCCGCGGTAGCGCCGCGCCGCACTTGCTCCGGGTCGTGGTCGCGCCCAGGCCTTGA
- a CDS encoding TetR/AcrR family transcriptional regulator — translation MAEPRPARPRDTREFAQKRARDTHQRLLEAAAEVFAERGYDETQTPDIAERAGVSVGTFYRYFADKRQAFVELVERHLEHSYQSVMRRLTPDSFASTRTRRERRAAVDQVIDILFQSTSENPRLTRVFMAVAMRDEGLAKLRDDYEERGIMAIAMLIRQSVSEARIPDADAAARVISVAAQDVALVTAGLRGPPPSPRAAKAIRDALADMLYRYAFGEG, via the coding sequence TTGGCCGAGCCCCGCCCCGCCCGCCCCCGGGACACCCGAGAGTTTGCCCAGAAACGGGCCCGGGACACCCACCAGCGCCTGCTCGAGGCGGCGGCAGAGGTGTTCGCCGAGCGGGGCTACGACGAGACCCAGACCCCGGACATCGCCGAGCGCGCGGGCGTGTCCGTCGGCACCTTCTACCGCTATTTCGCCGACAAGCGGCAGGCGTTCGTCGAGCTGGTCGAGCGGCACCTCGAGCACTCGTACCAGAGCGTGATGCGCCGCCTGACGCCGGACTCCTTCGCCTCGACGCGCACGCGGCGCGAGCGGCGAGCCGCGGTGGACCAGGTGATCGACATCCTGTTCCAGAGCACCTCGGAGAATCCGCGCCTGACCCGCGTGTTCATGGCGGTGGCGATGCGCGACGAAGGCCTGGCCAAGCTGCGCGACGACTACGAGGAGCGCGGCATCATGGCCATCGCGATGTTGATCCGCCAGAGCGTCTCGGAAGCGCGCATCCCCGACGCCGACGCCGCGGCGCGGGTGATCTCCGTCGCCGCGCAGGACGTGGCGCTGGTCACCGCGGGCCTGCGCGGTCCGCCGCCGTCGCCGCGGGCAGCCAAGGCGATCCGCGACGCGCTCGCCGACATGCTGTACCGCTACGCGTTCGGCGAGGGCTAG
- a CDS encoding type II toxin-antitoxin system VapC family toxin, with amino-acid sequence MKYMLDTDTISYALRGQGGVGARLLQHRPSELCMSTVTLAELRFGADKRASRKLHRLIDTFTASVTPLPFDAEAAAHFGRLASSLAAKGTPIDGFDAMIAAHAIAQQVVLVTNNAKHFARVPGLRCENWV; translated from the coding sequence ATGAAGTACATGCTCGACACCGACACCATAAGCTACGCGCTGCGTGGTCAAGGCGGGGTTGGTGCGCGCCTCTTGCAGCATCGCCCATCCGAACTCTGCATGAGCACCGTGACGCTGGCGGAGTTGCGTTTCGGTGCGGACAAGCGCGCTTCACGCAAGTTGCACCGTCTGATCGACACGTTCACCGCGAGCGTCACGCCGCTCCCCTTCGACGCCGAAGCGGCTGCCCACTTTGGCCGACTTGCTTCCTCCTTGGCGGCCAAAGGGACACCGATCGACGGCTTCGACGCGATGATCGCTGCGCACGCGATCGCTCAGCAGGTCGTTCTCGTGACGAACAATGCCAAGCACTTCGCTCGCGTGCCCGGACTTCGTTGCGAGAACTGGGTCTGA
- a CDS encoding addiction module protein — protein sequence MARPALDISQMTPDERLDLIGELWDSLTPADVPLSAEQRAELTRRLDRLDAEGSRGSPWSDVVARIRAPR from the coding sequence GTGGCACGCCCAGCCCTCGATATCTCGCAGATGACCCCGGACGAGCGCCTCGATCTGATCGGGGAACTCTGGGACAGCCTCACCCCTGCAGACGTGCCACTCTCCGCTGAGCAGCGCGCCGAGCTGACTCGCCGGCTGGATCGTTTGGATGCCGAAGGATCGCGCGGCAGCCCCTGGTCTGACGTTGTCGCTCGGATTCGCGCTCCCCGCTGA